GTGCAGACCGACATCCCGGCGCTCAAGGACGTCCTCGGCGCCCGCGGCATCGAGCACGTGGGCGTCGCCATCGACGGTCGCGAGACCGTGGGCGCGGGAGCGGATCTGGTGAGCCGCCAGTTCGACGCGTTCACGCCGGAGAACGCCGGCAAGCCCGAGAGCGTCCAGCCGGAGGAGGGGCGCTTCACCTTCACGCAGCTCGACCAGCTGCTCGACTTCGCCGACCGCACCGGCACGGAGGTGTACTACCACGTGCTGTTCTGGCACTCGCAGACGCCCGCGTGGTTCTTCCTCGACGGCGACCGCCCCCTCACCGACAGCCCCGCGGATCAGGCGCTGCTGAAGGCGCGCATGGAGGCGCACGTGACGGGGATCGCCGACCACATCGCCGCGCGCTACCCCGACGGGAACAGCCCGATCTGGGCGATGGACGTCGTCAACGAGGTCATCGACGACGGTCCCAACGACAATGCGCACGACATGCGCGACAGCCGCTGGTACCAGGTGCTGGGGGAGGGGTTCGTCGACGAGGGCTTCCGCCTCGCCCGCGCGCACTTCCCGGGCGTCAAGCTGTTCATCAACGACTACAACACGGAGCTGCCCACCAAGCGCGCCGACTACCTCGAGCTGATCGCCGCGCTCGTCGCCCGCGGCGTGCCGATCGACGGGGTGGGCCACCAGGCGCACGTCGACTTCGCCCGGCCGGTCTCGTGGCTGCGCGACTCGATCCGCGCGGTCGAGCGCATCGACCCGCGCCTGCTGCAGGCGATCACCGAGCTCGACGTGAACGCGTCGAACCAGAACGAGGGCGCCGACGTGAGCGGCGCGCCGCAGGATCCGTACACGCCGGTCTACGCGGACGATGCGCAGGCGGGAGCCGAGGTCGGCTATTACTACCGCGACCTCTTCCAGATGATCCGCCAGCAGGCGGCATCCATCGACTCGGTCACCTTCTGGGGAGTGAGCAACGCGCGCAGCTGGCTGCGCACGTGGCCGATCGCGCGTCCGTGGGAGCAGCCGCTGCCGTTCGACGACGACCTGCAGGCGGCTCCCGCCTACTGGGGCATCGTGGATCCGAGGCAGCTCCCGGCGCGTCCCGCGGACCTCTCGGCGCCGCGCATCGCGGACGTGGATGACATCACGGCGGTCGCGACGAGGGCCGCGGGCGTGCGCGTGCCGTACGCGCTGCCTTCGGCCATCGACACCCGGGACGGGAACGTGCGGGTCGTCTGCGCGCCGCCCCGCAGCGGGATCTTCCCCGTCGGCACCACGACGGTCACCTGCACCGCGAAGGACCGCGCCGGCAACGTCCGGACGAGCACCTTCGACGTGATCGTGACGCGCGCCGGCTCGTGATGCGCTGACGCCGGCCCGACGCGGCCCCCGCCTCCTCGCGAGACGGGGGCCGCGTCGAGTGGCGGGCCGTGTCGGACGTCACGTGGGGGATGAGGTGCACGTCACCTCGTGTCGCTCGGGTTGGCACCCCCAGGGCGTCAGATCCGCTCTTCGCTTCCGCGCTCGGGTGGGAGCCAGCAGCTCGCCGGCGACCATCAGGGGAGAATGCTGACCATGCTGCGGCGCTGAAGCGAGAGGACGGCACCGCCTCGGCCGCCGTCGTCGTGATGGCGCCGAAGGAGAGACCGGCCGGTTCACGTGACCGAGCCACCCGAAGGCGGGCAGGGCATCCGGTAGCCGACCCAAGGCGACCGGAATCGCGATCGCATGGACGTACCCGCGATGCCGATCGCCCGGAGACCATTCCATCCATCGCCGATCCATCAGCAGGGCCGCCCGCGACAGCACGTCGATCCGGCGAAGCGCAGCACCCGACTCGAGTGGCACTCCCTGCATCGCGATGAGAATCGGCTGCTGGGCTCCGACGACGAGACCCGGCCCCAGTTGCGTCGCACGTGGCGATCGCATTCCGATACGTCACGAGTCGTGGGGCTCGAGCGAACGGGACGCTCTTTGCGAGATGCAGCGTCTGGTCGGGTGCGCTCGGCATACGAAGGGCCAGCGCCCCTCCACTCAGGCGTGGGTTCTGCTGTCGCGACGAGCGCGCACTCGTCGAACTGCGCATCCTGCCGGACGGCACCTCGAGGAGCTGACGATGATCCTCGGTATTCGGAAAGCCGCACTGCTGGGTGCTAAGACATGAGCGTCGCGCGTGGAGATGAGGCCGCGGGCTGGGGACGTGAGGCCGAGCGGCCACACGGCGCTTCCGCTGGCGGAGACGACGGACTGGGCTGCGACGTGGACCGAGAGTGCCCCGACATGAATGTCGGGGCACTCTCGACATCGAGACGACGGATGTGCGCGTACTAGTTGCTGAATCCACCCAGCGGAACGGTCTGCCACCCGATGTTGTTGTTCCGGCGATTTCCGAAACGAGAGTCAAGCGGTACGCACGCACCTTGGCTGGAGAAGGCGATGTAAGTGCCGTCATTGCCCTTGATGTTCACTGACTGAACGTTCCAGGTCCTGATCGACGCCGCGTTGTTCCGGATCTTCTGGCCATAGCCGGCGGTGCCGGTCTCCGTGTTGTTGAATGTGTCGTTGATCCACGCCTCACCGCGATTGACCCCCGTGTAGACGCGCGACGCCGAGGCGCAGTTGGGACCGTAGTAGATCTCGAAATACGGCGTGTAGGCCGCGGCCGCGACGGCATCGGGGCTGGAGATCGTGGCGGCGCTCGCGGCGGTGCCGCCTGCCAGAATGGACGCTCCGGCGACTGCCAGCGTGGTGGCGGTTCTCCAGATGCTCGCTTTGAACATGTGCACTCCTGAGGGACGAGCCATGGACCTCCCATGGGAATCCCATG
This genomic interval from Clavibacter michiganensis contains the following:
- a CDS encoding endo-1,4-beta-xylanase gives rise to the protein MSIPRTSASASADVSPPRLDRSRSAGSRAVGARPARRRGMAAITALGLVVGAGALAAPSAQAADAAAPARIGSDFESGTDGWAPRGDGVAIAPSTIARTGSGSLLVTDRTQEWHGAALDVTSALAVGQQVEVTVWARLAAGEEPASLKVSVQRDTGGGSGYDGVAGAAARVTADAWTELTGTYTLGGPVDRAQVYVEGTVGADFLLDDFQLGEAVATPVQTDIPALKDVLGARGIEHVGVAIDGRETVGAGADLVSRQFDAFTPENAGKPESVQPEEGRFTFTQLDQLLDFADRTGTEVYYHVLFWHSQTPAWFFLDGDRPLTDSPADQALLKARMEAHVTGIADHIAARYPDGNSPIWAMDVVNEVIDDGPNDNAHDMRDSRWYQVLGEGFVDEGFRLARAHFPGVKLFINDYNTELPTKRADYLELIAALVARGVPIDGVGHQAHVDFARPVSWLRDSIRAVERIDPRLLQAITELDVNASNQNEGADVSGAPQDPYTPVYADDAQAGAEVGYYYRDLFQMIRQQAASIDSVTFWGVSNARSWLRTWPIARPWEQPLPFDDDLQAAPAYWGIVDPRQLPARPADLSAPRIADVDDITAVATRAAGVRVPYALPSAIDTRDGNVRVVCAPPRSGIFPVGTTTVTCTAKDRAGNVRTSTFDVIVTRAGS